One genomic region from Candidatus Omnitrophota bacterium encodes:
- the lpxK gene encoding tetraacyldisaccharide 4'-kinase → MKDEKKGPLHGFVKAVLFALSLVYRLAVGVVDLAYRSGLRRRHRAGVPVISVGNITLGGTGKTPLTIFLADHLVSSGRKPAVLTRGYGNDESKMLRDVLAEVPVFVGQDRVRSARWAAAQERDVLILDDGYQHRRLARDLNLLLLDSASPFGNGHLVPRGTLREPASSVKRADMVILTKVDRTSPERISAAKERIGELAPGMPIISTRHRPACLLDVTGAAYSPGSISGQKIMLISGIVDPDYLAYLLERLGGRIAGRLDYPDHYRYTWRDVEKIRRQCDICGAEKIITTKKDYVKIRMLDISQIEEKLFVLDIAVDVVEGKEELFAGLDSSVPGKGA, encoded by the coding sequence ATGAAAGACGAAAAGAAGGGCCCCTTACACGGTTTCGTAAAGGCCGTGCTTTTCGCGCTCTCCCTGGTCTATCGCCTGGCGGTCGGTGTGGTCGACCTTGCCTACCGTTCGGGCCTAAGGCGCAGGCACAGGGCAGGAGTGCCGGTCATAAGCGTGGGTAATATCACCCTCGGGGGAACGGGAAAGACCCCTCTCACGATATTTTTGGCGGATCATCTGGTCAGTTCCGGCAGAAAGCCCGCCGTGCTGACGAGGGGATACGGAAACGATGAGAGCAAGATGCTAAGAGATGTACTTGCGGAGGTGCCCGTATTCGTGGGCCAGGACAGGGTCAGGAGCGCCAGATGGGCGGCCGCGCAGGAGAGGGACGTTCTTATTCTTGATGACGGTTACCAGCACAGGAGACTGGCAAGGGACCTTAACCTGCTTCTTCTGGACAGTGCCTCGCCTTTCGGTAATGGACACCTCGTCCCGCGCGGGACACTGAGGGAACCGGCAAGTTCGGTAAAAAGGGCAGATATGGTGATCCTTACAAAGGTGGACAGGACCTCGCCGGAGAGGATCTCAGCGGCAAAGGAGCGGATAGGCGAGCTCGCTCCGGGGATGCCTATTATCAGCACGCGCCACCGTCCGGCCTGTCTGTTGGATGTCACAGGTGCCGCGTATTCGCCCGGGAGCATCTCGGGCCAGAAGATAATGCTCATAAGCGGCATAGTGGACCCTGATTATCTGGCATATCTTCTCGAGAGGCTAGGCGGGCGTATCGCCGGGAGGCTGGATTACCCCGATCACTACAGGTATACTTGGCGGGACGTGGAGAAGATAAGGAGGCAGTGTGATATTTGCGGCGCAGAAAAGATAATAACGACGAAAAAGGATTACGTTAAGATAAGGATGCTCGATATCTCGCAGATAGAGGAGAAGCTTTTCGTGCTGGATATCGCGGTTGATGTGGTTGAAGGCAAGGAGGAACTGTTTGCTGGACTTGATAGCAGCGTGCCTGGTAAGGGCGCTTAA
- the waaF gene encoding lipopolysaccharide heptosyltransferase II — protein sequence MNILQLVPKLNIGGVEKGTIEVARYLTLNGHKAVVASGGGKLEKKLAAIGARHYKVPVGRKNPFLMIYAYFMIRRIIARENIDIVHARSRVPALVSYFAARSMHRTFITTAHGQYKKHLISRVMGWGKIVIAANETMARHMKENFQVPVQKISVIPRGVDLKKFSYVDPGEKDPKVFRIGMISRFSPLKGHLDFLKAASYVSRRMSNVRIVLMGDRNSAKEEYMKKIEMTIRRLGLEPVVEFVPSDQEVDEVMQGMHVLVSANREQEAFGRSIIEAQARGVAVVATKVGGVAETVDDGVTGLFCRPGDPQDMAHKILRYAEDADFTRRVTKTARKHVEENFSLDKMMNLTFSTYRSALSRKNILIFKISSLGDIVLSTPSIRAMRKKFPTASIKVLVDVKFRQVLEKCPYIDEVITSDLKGRDRGIGFFRLSARLRAEDFDLSIDLQNNRKSHLLAFLTAIPERYGFDNGKLSFLLNRKISMPAKPVPPVKHQKCLLGLLGITGMDEELELWTDKKCDKWAEEYLASNWLKKDQRIVAFSLSASRKWSSKNWTLSQFVELAEKLESEKSIRVLLIGAAEDRARALKFVKKTAAKPINAVGMTDIPQLVALIKRCDALLTGDSAPMHIAAAVGTPFVAIFGPTDPKRHLSPADNFRFFHKRIKCAPCYRPVCNRDKKCMSLVSPEEVFEAVMEVMDLTPEKRPQSSEVS from the coding sequence ATGAACATACTTCAGCTTGTTCCAAAACTGAATATAGGCGGTGTCGAGAAAGGCACTATAGAGGTCGCGCGTTATCTCACCCTTAACGGGCATAAGGCCGTGGTCGCTTCCGGTGGCGGTAAGCTTGAGAAGAAGCTCGCCGCGATAGGGGCTCGGCATTACAAAGTACCCGTGGGAAGAAAAAACCCTTTCCTTATGATCTATGCCTATTTCATGATACGCCGTATCATCGCCAGGGAGAACATAGACATCGTACACGCCAGGAGCAGGGTTCCGGCGCTGGTATCTTACTTCGCGGCAAGGTCAATGCACAGGACCTTCATAACGACCGCCCACGGGCAGTATAAAAAACATCTCATAAGCCGGGTGATGGGCTGGGGCAAGATAGTGATAGCGGCTAACGAGACCATGGCCAGGCACATGAAAGAGAATTTCCAGGTCCCCGTGCAAAAGATCTCCGTTATTCCCAGGGGTGTGGACCTTAAGAAATTCTCTTACGTTGATCCCGGCGAGAAGGACCCGAAGGTGTTCAGGATCGGCATGATAAGCAGGTTCAGTCCGCTCAAGGGACATCTGGATTTTCTTAAGGCCGCCTCATATGTTTCCAGGAGGATGAGCAACGTGCGCATAGTCCTGATGGGGGATAGGAACTCGGCCAAAGAAGAATACATGAAGAAGATAGAGATGACGATAAGGAGGCTGGGGCTTGAACCGGTGGTGGAATTCGTGCCAAGCGACCAGGAAGTGGACGAAGTGATGCAGGGGATGCATGTCCTGGTCTCGGCGAACAGGGAGCAGGAGGCTTTCGGCCGGTCGATCATTGAGGCGCAGGCCCGGGGGGTCGCCGTCGTGGCCACCAAGGTAGGCGGAGTGGCCGAGACCGTAGACGACGGGGTGACCGGACTTTTCTGCAGGCCGGGCGATCCCCAGGATATGGCACACAAGATACTCCGCTACGCCGAAGACGCTGACTTCACGCGGCGGGTGACCAAAACCGCCCGGAAACACGTTGAAGAGAATTTTTCGCTGGATAAGATGATGAACCTTACTTTCAGTACCTACCGCAGCGCGCTGAGCAGGAAGAACATACTTATATTCAAGATAAGCTCTCTGGGGGATATCGTTCTAAGCACCCCTTCGATCAGGGCGATGCGCAAAAAATTCCCCACCGCGAGCATCAAAGTTCTGGTTGACGTGAAGTTCCGCCAGGTGCTGGAAAAGTGCCCTTACATAGACGAGGTGATCACCTCCGACCTTAAGGGACGCGACAGGGGGATCGGCTTCTTCCGTCTTTCGGCCAGGCTGAGGGCGGAGGATTTTGATCTTTCCATTGACCTGCAGAACAACAGAAAGAGCCATCTTCTGGCCTTTCTTACGGCTATACCGGAAAGGTACGGATTTGATAACGGTAAACTGAGCTTTCTGCTCAACAGGAAGATCAGTATGCCGGCAAAGCCGGTGCCACCGGTCAAACACCAGAAATGCCTTCTGGGGCTTCTGGGTATAACCGGAATGGACGAAGAGCTTGAGCTGTGGACGGATAAAAAGTGCGATAAGTGGGCTGAAGAATACCTGGCGAGCAACTGGCTCAAAAAGGACCAGAGGATAGTGGCTTTCAGCCTGTCGGCTTCGAGGAAGTGGTCCAGCAAGAACTGGACGCTTTCCCAGTTCGTTGAACTTGCCGAAAAACTCGAAAGTGAAAAGAGCATAAGGGTATTGCTCATAGGCGCCGCCGAAGACAGGGCACGCGCGCTGAAATTCGTAAAGAAGACGGCTGCAAAACCCATTAATGCCGTGGGGATGACAGATATACCCCAGCTTGTGGCTCTCATTAAAAGATGTGACGCACTACTTACCGGTGACAGCGCGCCGATGCATATAGCCGCGGCAGTAGGCACGCCTTTCGTGGCCATTTTCGGTCCGACGGACCCGAAAAGGCATCTTTCCCCCGCAGATAATTTCAGGTTTTTCCATAAGAGGATAAAATGCGCGCCTTGTTACAGACCCGTATGTAACCGGGATAAGAAGTGCATGTCGCTTGTCAGCCCGGAGGAAGTTTTTGAGGCTGTCATGGAGGTGATGGACCTGACTCCGGAAAAACGGCCCCAGAGTTCGGAAGTCTCATGA